One stretch of Mycolicibacterium fallax DNA includes these proteins:
- a CDS encoding aldehyde dehydrogenase family protein has protein sequence MLAGDPRLLIDGELTGATGGARFEVIHPGNAQVVGTAADGTVADLERAIGAARTAFDTGDWSGDVAFRQHCLMQLHDALERNKERLRRIVVTEVGCPISVTGSQIEDPIAEVKHWADYGRDFDYLVDTGVHRAVIGTARRTLSFEPVGVVGAITPWNVPFYLNIAQTVPALMAGNTVVLKPAQLTPWSGSELGRIVAEETDIPAGVFNVVTSNANAVGAALSADPRVDMITFTGSTATGRAILAAAAPTVKKTIMELGGKSAHVVLDDAKLERVLPMSAMVACVMSGQACIMASRILLPRSRYHEGIEILQAAMAATSVGDPWNPSVLQGPQISEAQREKVLGLIASGVADGARLVTGGGIPANLPVGYYTEPTLLAEVDPNSRIAQEEIFGPVLTVTPYDTDDEAVAIANNSIYGLSGEVSGADADRAFAIARRLRTGNVTVNGRSHFGLTSPFGGTKQSGLGRRNGDEGFREYLEIKTIGHPA, from the coding sequence ATTCTCGCCGGGGACCCGCGCCTGCTCATCGACGGCGAGCTGACCGGAGCAACCGGCGGCGCCCGGTTCGAGGTGATCCACCCCGGCAATGCGCAGGTGGTGGGCACCGCCGCCGACGGCACCGTGGCCGACCTGGAACGCGCCATCGGCGCGGCCCGCACCGCGTTCGACACCGGAGACTGGTCGGGTGATGTCGCCTTCCGCCAGCACTGCCTGATGCAACTGCACGACGCACTGGAGCGCAACAAGGAGCGGCTGCGCCGCATCGTGGTCACCGAGGTGGGCTGCCCGATCAGCGTGACCGGCAGCCAGATCGAGGACCCGATCGCCGAGGTCAAACATTGGGCCGACTACGGCCGTGACTTCGACTACCTGGTCGACACCGGCGTGCACCGGGCGGTGATCGGCACCGCGCGCCGGACGTTGTCCTTCGAACCGGTCGGCGTGGTCGGCGCGATCACCCCGTGGAACGTCCCGTTCTACCTGAACATCGCCCAGACGGTGCCGGCGCTGATGGCCGGCAACACCGTGGTGCTCAAGCCCGCGCAGCTGACCCCGTGGTCGGGCAGCGAGCTGGGCCGGATCGTCGCCGAGGAGACCGACATCCCGGCCGGGGTGTTCAACGTGGTCACGTCCAACGCCAACGCGGTGGGCGCCGCGCTGTCGGCCGATCCGCGGGTGGACATGATCACCTTCACCGGGTCGACGGCCACCGGCCGGGCCATCCTGGCCGCCGCCGCCCCGACGGTGAAGAAAACCATCATGGAACTCGGCGGCAAGTCGGCGCATGTGGTGCTCGACGACGCGAAGCTGGAGCGGGTGCTGCCGATGTCGGCGATGGTGGCCTGCGTGATGTCCGGGCAGGCCTGCATCATGGCCAGCCGGATCCTGTTGCCGCGCAGCCGCTACCACGAGGGCATCGAGATTCTCCAGGCGGCGATGGCGGCCACTTCGGTCGGTGACCCGTGGAACCCGTCGGTGCTGCAGGGCCCGCAGATCTCCGAAGCCCAGCGCGAAAAGGTACTGGGCCTGATCGCCTCCGGCGTCGCCGACGGCGCCCGACTGGTGACCGGCGGCGGCATCCCGGCGAACCTGCCGGTCGGCTACTACACCGAGCCCACCCTGCTGGCCGAGGTGGACCCGAACAGCCGGATCGCCCAGGAGGAGATCTTCGGTCCGGTGCTCACCGTGACGCCGTACGACACCGACGACGAGGCCGTCGCGATCGCCAACAACTCCATCTACGGGCTGTCCGGCGAGGTGTCCGGCGCCGACGCCGACCGGGCGTTCGCGATCGCCCGGCGGCTGCGCACCGGTAACGTCACGGTCAACGGCCGCAGCCACTTCGGGCTGACCAGCCCGTTCGGCGGCACCAAACAAAGCGGGCTGGGCCGGCGCAATGGCGACGAGGGTTTCCGGGAATACCTGGAGATCAAGACAATCGGCCATCCGGCCTGA